Proteins encoded by one window of Sorex araneus isolate mSorAra2 chromosome 3, mSorAra2.pri, whole genome shotgun sequence:
- the HIF1A gene encoding hypoxia-inducible factor 1-alpha isoform X1 — protein MEGAGGANDKKKISSERRKEKSRDAARSRRSKESEVFYELAHQLPLPHNVSSHLDKASVMRLTISYLRVRKLLDAGDLDIEDEMKAQMNCFYLKALDGFVMVLTDDGDMIYISDNVNKYMGLTQFELTGHSVFDFTHPCDHEEMREMLTHRNGPVKKGKEQNTQRSFFLRMKCTLTSRGRTMNIKSATWKVLHCTGHIHVYDSNNNQSQCGYKKPPMTCLVLICEPIPHPSNIEIPLDSKTFLSRHSLDMKFSYCDERITELMGYEPEELLGRSIYEYYHALDSDHLTKTHHDMFTKGQVTTGQYRMLAKRGGYVWVETQATVIYNTKNSQPQCIVCVNYVVSGIIQHDLIFSLQQTECILKPVESSDMKITQLFTKVESEDTSSLFDKLKKEPDALTLLAPAAGDTIISLDFGSNDTDTDDQQLEEAPLYNDVMLPSSSEKLQNINLALSPLPASETPKPLRSNADPALNQEVALKLEPNTESLELSFTMPQIQDQPVSPSDGSTRQSSPEPTSPSGYCFDVDSDMVNEFKLELVEKLFAEDTEAKNPFSTQDTDLDLEMLAPYIPMDDDFQLRSFDQLSPLESSSSSPQSASTITVFQPPTPLQESTITTTTATSDELKAVTKDGMEDIKVLIASPSPTHISKETTSATISPYSDTRSRTASPNRAGNGVIEQTEKSHPRSPNVLSVTLSQRNPVPEEEVNPKIIALQNAQRKRKIEHDGSLSQAIGIVSLKGTLIQQPDNRTTTTSLSWKRVKGCKTSEQNGTEQKTIILIPSDLACRLLGQSMDESGLPQLTSYDCEVNAPIQGSRNLLQGEELLRALDQVN, from the exons GATAAGTTCTGAACGTCGAAAAGAAAAGTCCAGAGATGCCGCCAGATCTCGTCGAAGTAAAGAATCTGAAGTTTTTTATGAACTTGCTCATCAGTTGCCACTTCCCCATAATGTGAGCTCGCACCTTGATAAAGCTTCTGTTATGAGGCTTACCATTAGCTATTTACGTGTGAGGAAACTTCTGGATGCTG gtgaTTTGGATATTGAAGATGAAATGAAGGCACAGATGAATTGTTTTTATCTGAAAGCTTTGGATGGTTTTGTTATGGTTCTCACAGATGATGGCGACATGATTTACATTTCTGATAATGTGAACAAATATATGGGATTAACTCAG TTTGAACTGACTGGACACAGTGTATTTGACTTTACTCATCCATGTGACCATGAGGAAATGAGAGAAATGCTTACACACAGAAATG GCCCTGTGAAAAAGGGTAAAgaacaaaatacacaaagaagCTTTTTTCTGAGAATGAAGTGTACCCTAACTAGCCGGGGAAGAACTATGAACATAAAATCTGCAACATGGAAG GTACTTCATTGCACAGGCCATATTCATGTGTATGATTCCAACAACAACCAGTCTCAGTGTGGATATAAGAAACCACCCATGACGTGCTTGGTGCTGATTTGTGAACCCATTCCTCATCCATCAAATATTGAGATTCCTTTAGATAGTAAGACTTTTCTCAGTCGTCACAGCCTggatatgaaattttcttattgtGATGAAAG AATTACTGAATTGATGGGATATGAGCCAGAAGAACTTCTGGGCCGCTCAATATATGAATATTACCATGCTTTGGACTCTGATCATTTAACCAAAACTCATCATGATA TGTTTACTAAAGGACAAGTCACCACAGGACAGTACAGGATGCTTGCAAAAAGAGGTGGTTATGTATGGGTTGAAACTCAAGCAACTGTCATATATAACACCAAGAATTCTCAACCACAATGCATTGTATGTGTAAATTATGTTGTGAG TGGTATTATTCAGCACGACTTGATTTTCTCCCTTCAACAAACAGAATGTATCCTCAAACCAGTTGAATCTTCAGATATGAAAATAACTCAGCTATTCACCAAAGTTGAATCCGAAGACACAAGTAGCCTCTTTGACAAACTTAAGAAGGAACCTGATGCTTTAACTTTGCTGGCACCTGCTGCTGGAGACACAATCATATCTTTAGATTTTGGCAGCAATG ATACAGACACTGATGACCAACAACTGGAAGAAGCTCCATTGTATAATGATGTAATGCTCCCTTCATCAAGTGAAAAATTACAGAATATTAATTTGGCACTGTCTCCATTACCTGCTTCCGAAACTCCAAAGCCTCTTCGAAGTAATGCTGACCCTGCACTCAACCAGGAAGTTGCATTAAAATTAGAACCAAATACTGAGTCCCTAGAACTATCCTTTACAATGCCCCAGATTCAAGATCAGCCAGTCAGTCCTTCTGATGGAAGCACTAGACAAAGTTCACCTGAG CCTACCAGTCCCAGCGGTTACTGTTTTGATGTGGATAGTGATATGGTCAATGAATTCAAGTTGGAATTGGTGGAGAAACTTTTTGctgaagacacagaagcaaagaatcCATTTTCCACTCAG gataCTGATTTAGACTTGGAGATGTTAGCTCCCTATATCCCTATGGATGATGACTTCCAGTTACGTTCCTTCGATCAGCTGTCACCATTGGAAAGCAGTTCTTCAAGCCCTCAAAGTGCAAGCACAATTACAGTATTCCAACCACCAACACCATTGCAAGAATCTACTATTACCACTACCACTGCCACCAGTGATGAGTTAAAAGCAGTGACAAAAGATGGTATGGAAGACATTAAAGTATTGATTGCATCTCCATCTCCTACCCACATATCTAAAGAAACTACAAGTGCCACAATATCACCATATAGTGATACTCGAAGTCGAACAGCTTCACCAAACAGAGCAGGAAATGGAGTCATAGAACAGACAGAAAAATCTCATCCAAGAAGCCCTAATGTGTTATCTGTCACTTTGAGTCAAAG aaaCCCTGTTCCTGAGGAAGAAGTAAATCCAAAGATAATAGCTTTGCAAAATGCTCAGAGAAAGCGAAAAATAGAACATGATGGTTCACTTTCTCAAGCAATAGGAATTGTAAGTCTGaaa GGAACATTAATACAACAACCCGATAACCGCACAACTACTACATCGCTCTCCTGGAAACGAGTTAAGGGATGCAAAACCAGTGAACAAAATGGAACGGAGCAGAAGACAATTATTTTAATACCCTCTG
- the HIF1A gene encoding hypoxia-inducible factor 1-alpha isoform X2, with product MEGAGGANDKKKISSERRKEKSRDAARSRRSKESEVFYELAHQLPLPHNVSSHLDKASVMRLTISYLRVRKLLDAGDLDIEDEMKAQMNCFYLKALDGFVMVLTDDGDMIYISDNVNKYMGLTQFELTGHSVFDFTHPCDHEEMREMLTHRNGPVKKGKEQNTQRSFFLRMKCTLTSRGRTMNIKSATWKVLHCTGHIHVYDSNNNQSQCGYKKPPMTCLVLICEPIPHPSNIEIPLDSKTFLSRHSLDMKFSYCDERITELMGYEPEELLGRSIYEYYHALDSDHLTKTHHDMFTKGQVTTGQYRMLAKRGGYVWVETQATVIYNTKNSQPQCIVCVNYVVSGIIQHDLIFSLQQTECILKPVESSDMKITQLFTKVESEDTSSLFDKLKKEPDALTLLAPAAGDTIISLDFGSNDTDTDDQQLEEAPLYNDVMLPSSSEKLQNINLALSPLPASETPKPLRSNADPALNQEVALKLEPNTESLELSFTMPQIQDQPVSPSDGSTRQSSPEPTSPSGYCFDVDSDMVNEFKLELVEKLFAEDTEAKNPFSTQDTDLDLEMLAPYIPMDDDFQLRSFDQLSPLESSSSSPQSASTITVFQPPTPLQESTITTTTATSDELKAVTKDGMEDIKVLIASPSPTHISKETTSATISPYSDTRSRTASPNRAGNGVIEQTEKSHPRSPNVLSVTLSQRNPVPEEEVNPKIIALQNAQRKRKIEHDGSLSQAIGIGTLIQQPDNRTTTTSLSWKRVKGCKTSEQNGTEQKTIILIPSDLACRLLGQSMDESGLPQLTSYDCEVNAPIQGSRNLLQGEELLRALDQVN from the exons GATAAGTTCTGAACGTCGAAAAGAAAAGTCCAGAGATGCCGCCAGATCTCGTCGAAGTAAAGAATCTGAAGTTTTTTATGAACTTGCTCATCAGTTGCCACTTCCCCATAATGTGAGCTCGCACCTTGATAAAGCTTCTGTTATGAGGCTTACCATTAGCTATTTACGTGTGAGGAAACTTCTGGATGCTG gtgaTTTGGATATTGAAGATGAAATGAAGGCACAGATGAATTGTTTTTATCTGAAAGCTTTGGATGGTTTTGTTATGGTTCTCACAGATGATGGCGACATGATTTACATTTCTGATAATGTGAACAAATATATGGGATTAACTCAG TTTGAACTGACTGGACACAGTGTATTTGACTTTACTCATCCATGTGACCATGAGGAAATGAGAGAAATGCTTACACACAGAAATG GCCCTGTGAAAAAGGGTAAAgaacaaaatacacaaagaagCTTTTTTCTGAGAATGAAGTGTACCCTAACTAGCCGGGGAAGAACTATGAACATAAAATCTGCAACATGGAAG GTACTTCATTGCACAGGCCATATTCATGTGTATGATTCCAACAACAACCAGTCTCAGTGTGGATATAAGAAACCACCCATGACGTGCTTGGTGCTGATTTGTGAACCCATTCCTCATCCATCAAATATTGAGATTCCTTTAGATAGTAAGACTTTTCTCAGTCGTCACAGCCTggatatgaaattttcttattgtGATGAAAG AATTACTGAATTGATGGGATATGAGCCAGAAGAACTTCTGGGCCGCTCAATATATGAATATTACCATGCTTTGGACTCTGATCATTTAACCAAAACTCATCATGATA TGTTTACTAAAGGACAAGTCACCACAGGACAGTACAGGATGCTTGCAAAAAGAGGTGGTTATGTATGGGTTGAAACTCAAGCAACTGTCATATATAACACCAAGAATTCTCAACCACAATGCATTGTATGTGTAAATTATGTTGTGAG TGGTATTATTCAGCACGACTTGATTTTCTCCCTTCAACAAACAGAATGTATCCTCAAACCAGTTGAATCTTCAGATATGAAAATAACTCAGCTATTCACCAAAGTTGAATCCGAAGACACAAGTAGCCTCTTTGACAAACTTAAGAAGGAACCTGATGCTTTAACTTTGCTGGCACCTGCTGCTGGAGACACAATCATATCTTTAGATTTTGGCAGCAATG ATACAGACACTGATGACCAACAACTGGAAGAAGCTCCATTGTATAATGATGTAATGCTCCCTTCATCAAGTGAAAAATTACAGAATATTAATTTGGCACTGTCTCCATTACCTGCTTCCGAAACTCCAAAGCCTCTTCGAAGTAATGCTGACCCTGCACTCAACCAGGAAGTTGCATTAAAATTAGAACCAAATACTGAGTCCCTAGAACTATCCTTTACAATGCCCCAGATTCAAGATCAGCCAGTCAGTCCTTCTGATGGAAGCACTAGACAAAGTTCACCTGAG CCTACCAGTCCCAGCGGTTACTGTTTTGATGTGGATAGTGATATGGTCAATGAATTCAAGTTGGAATTGGTGGAGAAACTTTTTGctgaagacacagaagcaaagaatcCATTTTCCACTCAG gataCTGATTTAGACTTGGAGATGTTAGCTCCCTATATCCCTATGGATGATGACTTCCAGTTACGTTCCTTCGATCAGCTGTCACCATTGGAAAGCAGTTCTTCAAGCCCTCAAAGTGCAAGCACAATTACAGTATTCCAACCACCAACACCATTGCAAGAATCTACTATTACCACTACCACTGCCACCAGTGATGAGTTAAAAGCAGTGACAAAAGATGGTATGGAAGACATTAAAGTATTGATTGCATCTCCATCTCCTACCCACATATCTAAAGAAACTACAAGTGCCACAATATCACCATATAGTGATACTCGAAGTCGAACAGCTTCACCAAACAGAGCAGGAAATGGAGTCATAGAACAGACAGAAAAATCTCATCCAAGAAGCCCTAATGTGTTATCTGTCACTTTGAGTCAAAG aaaCCCTGTTCCTGAGGAAGAAGTAAATCCAAAGATAATAGCTTTGCAAAATGCTCAGAGAAAGCGAAAAATAGAACATGATGGTTCACTTTCTCAAGCAATAGGAATT GGAACATTAATACAACAACCCGATAACCGCACAACTACTACATCGCTCTCCTGGAAACGAGTTAAGGGATGCAAAACCAGTGAACAAAATGGAACGGAGCAGAAGACAATTATTTTAATACCCTCTG